From Tistrella bauzanensis, the proteins below share one genomic window:
- a CDS encoding cyclic nucleotide-binding domain-containing protein: MRASGCDLLQVQEATVSLIRDVEVLRNVPMFANIEPAKLKLVAFTSERLTFDPGDTVFSEGEVGDAVYIIVEGSAEVQVATPRGPLKVADLGRNDVVGEIAILCDVPRTATVVAASPVTALRISKELFYQLIAQVPQMAIEIMRELARRVDRTTERYRLAVSGDDQ; the protein is encoded by the coding sequence ATGAGGGCATCGGGATGTGATCTGCTCCAGGTGCAGGAGGCGACAGTGAGCCTGATCCGTGACGTGGAGGTGCTGCGCAATGTGCCGATGTTCGCGAACATCGAGCCGGCGAAGCTCAAGCTCGTCGCCTTTACCAGCGAGAGGCTGACCTTCGATCCGGGCGACACGGTGTTCTCGGAAGGCGAGGTGGGCGATGCGGTCTATATCATCGTCGAGGGCAGCGCCGAGGTGCAGGTGGCGACACCGCGCGGGCCGCTGAAGGTGGCGGATCTGGGCCGAAACGACGTGGTGGGTGAAATCGCCATCCTCTGCGATGTGCCGCGCACGGCGACGGTGGTCGCGGCCTCGCCGGTCACGGCTCTCAGGATATCCAAGGAGCTGTTCTATCAGCTGATCGCCCAGGTTCCGCAGATGGCGATCGAGATCATGCGCGAGCTGGCGCGTCGCGTGGACCGCACCACTGAACGCTATCGTCTGGCGGTCAGCGGCGATGACCAGTGA